One part of the Camelina sativa cultivar DH55 unplaced genomic scaffold, Cs unpScaffold00654, whole genome shotgun sequence genome encodes these proteins:
- the LOC104773816 gene encoding protein ROOT PRIMORDIUM DEFECTIVE 1-like — protein MEGLRCRLRFYVNAHNMFAIMPERNVLSGESSFGRLWVRFMTSSKRVQDRSREKRVQELEIATEKWKIASKVIFLMEVLKGERDMIITVRSLEQYRRQINLPKPHKISDFIRKSPKLFELYKDQRGVLWCGLTDEGEDLLEEHDKLLEENGDKAAEHVTRCLMMSVDKKLPLDKIVHFRRDFGLPLDFRIDWVNKFPQHFKVVKLGDEEYLELVSWNPAWAVTELEKKTLGLTEENDHKPGMLSLAFPMKFPPSYKKMYRYRGKIEHFQKRTYLSPYADARGLEAGSKEFDKRAIAVMHELLSFTLEKRLVTDHLTHFRREFVMPQKLMRIFLKHCGIFYVSERGKRFSVFLTEGYEGPELIDKCPLILWKEKLLKFTGYRGRKRDIPTYSDTLDMQERELLESGSGDESLSVKFEKDDDDVGTDDDEMDIDEVNDAYEEHSKV, from the coding sequence ATGGAAGGGTTACGATGTAGGCTACGATTCTACGTGAATGCCCATAACATGTTTGCGATAATGCCTGAAAGGAACGTTTTATCCGGAGAGTCTTCTTTCGGACGGCTATGGGTGAGGTTCATGACCAGCAGCAAGCGTGTTCAAGATAGGAGTAGGGAAAAGAGAGTCCAAGAGCTCGAGATAGCTACTGAGAAATGGAAAATAGCTTCCAAAGTGATTTTCTTGATGGAGGTGTTGAAGGGTGAGCGAGATATGATCATTACCGTCAGGTCGTTGGAGCAGTATAGAAGACAGATTAATTTGCCTAAACCCCATAAGATCAGTGATTTCATTAGAAAGTCTCCTAAGTTGTTTGAGTTGTACAAAGATCAGAGAGGGGTCTTGTGGTGTGGATTGACAGATGAAGGGGAAGACTTGTTGGAAGAGCATGACAAGTTACTTGAGGAGAATGGAGACAAGGCTGCAGAACATGTGacaaggtgtttgatgatgTCTGTTGATAAGAAGCTTCCTTTGGATAAGATAGTTCATTTCCGGAGGGATTTTGGGTTGCCTCTTGATTTTAGGATAGACTGGGTCAACAAGTTTCCTCAGCATTTTAAAGTTGTGAAACTTGGAGATGAGGAGTATCTTGAGCTTGTTTCATGGAACCCTGCTTGGGCTGTCACagagttggagaagaagactCTAGGTTTAACTGAGGAAAACGATCACAAGCCAGGTATGCTTTCACTGGCTTTCCCCATGAAGTTTCCTCCGTCATACAAGAAAATGTACAGGTACAGAGGGAAGATTGAACATTTTCAGAAACGAACTTACCTGTCTCCTTATGCTGATGCACGTGGTCTCGAAGCTGGTTCGAAGGAATTCGACAAACGGGCAATCGCGGTTATGCACGAACTGCTTAGCTTTACACTTGAGAAGAGATTGGTGACGGATCATCTGACACATTTCAGGAGGGAGTTTGTGATGCCGCAGAAACTGATGAGGATTTTTCTGAAGCATTGTGGTATCTTCTATGTCTCTGAGAGAGGGAAGAGATTCAGTGTGTTCTTGACAGAAGGTTACGAAGGGCCAGAGCTGATTGACAAGTGTCCTTTGATACTTTGGAAAGAGAAGTTGCTGAAGTTTACGGGGTACAGAGGAAGGAAGAGAGATATACCAACTTATAGTGATACTTTGGACATGCAAGAAAGAGAACTGCTGGAGAGTGGTTCAGGAGATGAAAGTTTGAGTGTTAAATttgagaaagatgatgatgatgtgggaacagatgatgatgagatggaCATTGATGAAGTCAATGATGCATATGAAGAGCATAGCAAAGTTTAG
- the LOC104773815 gene encoding ELL-associated factor 1-like, whose amino-acid sequence MVRSNKQEPRVSATYIRSLVKQQLLAPSTTTTMTTTTTTTDGSGGGSGKTQSQTQTHKKQVRRRLHTSRPYQERLLNMAEARREIVTALKQHRASMRQASRIPPPQPPPPPQPLNLFSPSPPPPPPPDPFSWTNPSLNFLLPNQPLGLNLNFQDFNDYIQTSSTTSSSSSSSSSSSSSSSFFPTNPHIYSSPSPPPTFTTATSDSAPQPPSSSAGENNVGTSAWWSELMMKTVEAPEIKPETEEVEDDVFPKLSDVMEFPSWLNQTEEELFHPYNLTDHYSIPHNPPLSCMEIGEIEGMDGEDWLA is encoded by the exons ATGGTCAgatcaaacaagcaagaaccaCGCGTCTCGGCTACTTACATCCGATCTCTCGTGAAGCAACAACTTCTTGCTCCTTCCACCACAACCACTATGaccaccacaaccacaacaaccGATGGAAGCGGTGGCGGCAGCGGCAAAACGCAatcgcaaacgcaaacgcacaAGAAACAAGTGAGGAGGCGACTCCATACTAGCCGTCCTTACCAAGAACGTCTCCTCAACATGGCTGAAGCTCGTAGAGAAATCGTCACCGCTTTAAAACAACACCGCGCTTCTATGAGACAAGCCTCGAGGATCCCACCGCCTCAACCACCGCCACCACCCCAGCCGCTTAATCTCTTCTCTCCGTCgccacctcctcctccacctccggATCCGTTTTCTTGGACGAATCCGTCTCTCAATTTCCTCCTCCCTAACCAACCCTTAGGGTTAAACCTAAACTTCCAAGATTTCAACGACTACATCCAAACCTCATCGacaacatcttcatcttcttcctcatcatcatcatcatcttcctcatcatcgtTTTTTCCGACTAATCCACACATCTACTCTTCCCCTTCACCTCCTCCCACCTTCACTACAGCCACCTCAGATTCAGCTCCTCAACCACCCTCTTCCTCCGCTGGAGAAAACAACGTGGGGACGTCAGCTTGGTGGTCAGAGCTCATGATGAAAACGGTGGAGGCGCCGGAGATTAAACCGGAGACGGAAGAAGTCGAAGATGACGTGTTCCCTAAGCTAAGTGACGTCATGGAGTTCCCTTCGTGGTTAAACCAAACTGAAGAAGAATTGTTTCACCCTTACAATCTCACTGATCATTACTCAATCCCTCACAATCCTCCCTTATCCtg TATGGAGATTGGAGAGATTGAAGGCATGGATGGAGAAGACTGGCTTGCTTGA